One genomic segment of Lysobacter sp. 5GHs7-4 includes these proteins:
- the tdh gene encoding L-threonine 3-dehydrogenase, translating into MTQTMKALVKRETGKGIWMEQVPVPAPGPNEVLIKLEKTAICGTDLHIYLWDEWSQRTIKPGLVIGHEFVGRVVELGAGVTGYSIGQRVSAEGHIVCGHCRNCRAGRQHLCPNTTGIGVNRNGAFAEYIVMPASNLWPIPDQIPSELAAFFDPYGNAAHCALEFDVVGEDVLITGAGPIGIIAAGICKHIGARNVVVTDVNDFRLKLAADMGATRVVNVANQSLKDVMADLHMEGFDVGLEMSGNPRAFNDMLDCMYHGGKIAMLGIMPKGAGADWDKIIFKGLTLHGIYGRKMYETWYKMTQLVLSGFPLGKVLTHQLPIDDFQKGFDLMEAGKAGKVVLSWN; encoded by the coding sequence ATGACGCAAACGATGAAGGCATTGGTCAAGCGCGAGACTGGCAAGGGCATCTGGATGGAACAGGTGCCGGTGCCCGCGCCGGGTCCCAACGAGGTCCTGATCAAGCTCGAGAAGACCGCGATCTGCGGCACCGACCTGCACATCTACCTGTGGGACGAGTGGAGCCAGCGCACCATCAAGCCGGGCCTGGTGATCGGCCATGAGTTCGTCGGCCGCGTGGTCGAGCTGGGCGCCGGCGTCACCGGCTACAGCATCGGTCAGCGCGTCTCCGCCGAAGGCCACATCGTCTGCGGCCACTGCCGCAACTGCCGCGCCGGCCGCCAGCACCTGTGCCCCAACACCACCGGCATCGGCGTGAACCGCAACGGCGCCTTCGCCGAGTACATCGTGATGCCGGCCAGCAACCTGTGGCCGATCCCGGACCAGATCCCCAGCGAGCTGGCCGCGTTCTTCGACCCCTACGGCAACGCCGCGCACTGCGCGCTGGAATTCGACGTGGTCGGCGAGGACGTGCTGATCACCGGCGCCGGCCCGATCGGCATCATCGCCGCGGGCATCTGCAAGCACATCGGCGCGCGCAACGTGGTGGTCACCGACGTCAACGATTTCCGCCTCAAGCTGGCCGCCGACATGGGCGCCACGCGCGTGGTCAACGTGGCCAACCAGTCGCTGAAGGACGTGATGGCCGACCTGCACATGGAGGGCTTCGACGTGGGCCTGGAAATGAGCGGCAACCCGCGCGCGTTCAACGACATGCTCGACTGCATGTACCACGGCGGCAAGATCGCGATGCTCGGCATCATGCCCAAGGGCGCCGGCGCCGACTGGGACAAGATCATCTTCAAGGGCCTGACCCTGCACGGCATCTACGGCCGCAAGATGTACGAGACCTGGTACAAGATGACGCAGCTGGTGCTGTCAGGTTTCCCGCTGGGCAAGGTGCTCACCCACCAGCTGCCGATCGACGATTTCCAGAAGGGCTTCGACCTGATGGAAGCCGGCAAGGCGGGCAAGGTCGTCCTGAGCTGGAATTGA